The proteins below come from a single Plantactinospora sp. KBS50 genomic window:
- a CDS encoding S1 family peptidase: MGPMRSTLRRLAITAAAGSLVAGALAGAPASAAPAAASADTAAAIAQKLGDRAAGSYADASGKMVVAVTDAAAAKTVRAAGATPKLVSRGAAQLRAATDTLAATASVAGTAWWIDPATNQVVVSYDSTVTGAKLATVQAAVSKLGGTVRMQSEAGVLSKRLSGGQAIYGGGYRCSLGFNVRSGSTYYFLTAGHCTNLATTWYSNSSRTVQIGTRAGTSFPGNDYGIVRYTDGSTPPGNVYLYNGSYQDITTAANAYVGESVRRSGSTTGVHSGSVSATGATVNYAEGSVSGLIRTNVCAEGGDSGGSLFNGTIALGLTSGGSGNCSSGGTTYFQPVTEPLSVYGVSVY; encoded by the coding sequence ATGGGACCCATGAGGTCTACGCTCCGCCGTCTCGCCATCACCGCGGCAGCCGGCTCCCTCGTCGCCGGCGCGCTGGCCGGGGCGCCGGCCAGCGCCGCACCGGCCGCCGCATCCGCCGACACGGCCGCGGCGATCGCTCAGAAGCTTGGTGACCGGGCCGCCGGCAGCTACGCCGACGCGTCCGGCAAGATGGTGGTCGCCGTGACCGACGCGGCCGCCGCCAAGACGGTGCGCGCCGCCGGCGCCACCCCCAAGCTCGTCTCGCGTGGCGCGGCGCAGCTGCGTGCCGCCACCGACACGCTGGCCGCCACCGCCAGCGTGGCCGGCACCGCCTGGTGGATCGACCCGGCCACCAACCAGGTCGTCGTCTCCTACGACAGCACGGTCACCGGCGCCAAGCTGGCCACCGTGCAGGCCGCGGTCAGCAAGCTCGGCGGCACCGTCCGGATGCAGTCCGAGGCGGGCGTGCTGAGCAAGCGCCTCTCCGGCGGCCAGGCCATCTACGGCGGTGGCTACCGCTGCTCGCTCGGCTTCAACGTCCGCAGCGGCAGCACGTACTACTTCCTCACCGCCGGGCACTGCACCAACCTCGCCACGACCTGGTACTCCAACTCCAGCCGTACCGTGCAGATCGGCACCCGGGCGGGGACCAGCTTCCCGGGCAACGACTACGGCATCGTCCGGTACACCGACGGGTCGACCCCGCCCGGCAACGTGTACCTGTACAACGGCAGCTACCAGGACATCACCACCGCCGCCAACGCGTACGTCGGCGAGTCCGTCCGGCGTAGCGGCAGCACCACCGGCGTGCACAGCGGCTCGGTCAGCGCCACCGGCGCCACGGTGAACTACGCCGAGGGCAGCGTCTCCGGCCTGATCCGCACCAACGTCTGCGCCGAGGGCGGCGACAGCGGCGGCTCGCTGTTCAACGGCACCATCGCCCTGGGTCTCACCTCCGGCGGCAGCGGCAACTGCTCCTCCGGCGGGACGACCTACTTCCAGCCGGTCACCGAGCCGCTCAGCGTCTACGGCGTGAGCGTCTACTGA